One Porphyromonas pogonae genomic region harbors:
- a CDS encoding TlpA family protein disulfide reductase, translated as MINNIVKKTLLLMCISVIVLLPGHCQSKTPEAIISGKLQGFGKIPLLMPINDLSKFELNDSEKIAIEVDDNGNFTLKVPLKHPAYFRLGRNILYLSPNDNLQIEVNYEDPAVGVFKGKGSEANDYLKATPFPKAGSFLFGGINIQKDLPSTLEYVLQQGKNREQDLLARKNLSKEFIDMEKARIKADIVNSLGDNLLAYYFYKTGKPESEIPKMREEIAKLSDHTINTYVKDFANSKYLQLEVYQDIVPLIIKGNQAGNPEVKTLTQWYKASEIFYDLTGFDNKADVKKYGQDKFKQITSDKYRKTLEKVYENLVAFGDGDNALNFTAMDINGKEQRLDQFKGKVIFVDMWATWCGPCMKEMPQFEKLKELYKDNQDIVFISLSIDDKINEWKQSVESRKADGEQWNINRNKLKDYNIIGVPRVVIIDKNFKIAKMKGPMPSSDNIKELLDGIIQGTAQ; from the coding sequence ATGATTAACAATATTGTTAAAAAAACACTATTGCTGATGTGCATATCAGTAATAGTATTACTGCCGGGACATTGTCAGAGTAAAACACCCGAAGCCATTATAAGTGGCAAACTTCAGGGCTTTGGCAAAATACCACTGCTTATGCCTATCAATGACCTCAGTAAGTTTGAATTAAATGATAGTGAAAAAATAGCTATAGAAGTGGATGATAATGGTAATTTCACATTAAAAGTTCCACTAAAGCACCCTGCTTACTTCCGTTTGGGCAGAAATATTCTTTATCTTAGTCCTAATGATAATTTACAAATTGAAGTTAATTATGAAGATCCTGCTGTAGGAGTATTCAAAGGAAAAGGAAGTGAAGCTAATGATTACTTAAAGGCAACTCCTTTTCCTAAAGCAGGCTCTTTCTTATTTGGAGGAATCAATATCCAAAAAGATCTACCATCAACATTGGAGTATGTATTGCAGCAAGGGAAGAATAGAGAACAAGATTTGCTTGCTCGTAAAAATCTGTCGAAAGAGTTTATAGACATGGAGAAAGCTCGTATTAAAGCAGATATTGTGAATAGCTTGGGAGACAATTTACTTGCTTATTATTTTTATAAGACCGGTAAGCCTGAGTCTGAAATTCCAAAGATGAGAGAGGAAATCGCAAAATTATCTGATCATACAATAAACACCTATGTCAAAGATTTCGCTAACTCAAAATACTTACAATTAGAAGTCTATCAAGATATAGTCCCTCTTATTATAAAGGGAAATCAAGCAGGTAATCCAGAGGTGAAAACTCTAACCCAGTGGTACAAAGCTTCTGAAATATTTTATGATTTGACCGGCTTTGATAATAAAGCTGATGTGAAAAAGTATGGTCAAGATAAATTTAAACAAATAACGTCTGATAAATATCGCAAGACTCTGGAGAAAGTATATGAGAATCTTGTTGCGTTTGGAGATGGTGATAATGCGTTGAACTTTACGGCAATGGATATTAATGGCAAGGAACAACGTCTTGATCAGTTTAAAGGTAAAGTTATTTTTGTCGATATGTGGGCTACATGGTGTGGTCCTTGTATGAAAGAAATGCCCCAATTTGAGAAGTTAAAAGAGCTATATAAAGACAATCAAGATATTGTATTTATCTCTTTATCTATTGATGATAAAATAAATGAATGGAAGCAGAGTGTTGAAAGTCGCAAAGCCGATGGAGAACAGTGGAATATCAACAGAAATAAACTTAAAGACTATAATATTATAGGAGTTCCAAGGGTAGTTATTATAGATAAAAACTTTAAGATTGCGAAGATGAAAGGCCCAATGCCTTCTTCTGATAATATCAAGGAACTGCTTGATGGTATTATTCAAGGTACAGCACAGTAA
- a CDS encoding TlpA disulfide reductase family protein: MKKLILVLCPLLFLVASCTQKAPDKLILKGEVKGFDISKLYVCRVLTDYNLPYQAIDSIDVINGTFEYHNDTIPTELYGLAFKGEYSPYDNVIYCFLGKGNMTIKIDKDQFGNPKATEVTGLPIQDEYMSFIHSKDSIMNKPLLDSLDNIFFEAKKRQDTITMMRIKEESAPYYDKAMTDANKWALETALNDRKDLFGLFLAYSYKFPTKSFNSMEAINNAKKYIDSFDKEAKESSYYKKLVEALEASAVSAVGQVAPDIKGTTPDEKEVKLSDFKGKYVLIDFWSSYCTWCRAESPNILRTYKEFKDKNFVVLSVSSDHEKDAWLEAIKHDGMIWDNILLSAEEKSNIFKQYNIQGIPEIILLDPEGKILAKSLRGEDLYNAVRDAVNK, translated from the coding sequence ATGAAGAAATTAATTTTAGTTTTGTGCCCACTATTATTCTTAGTGGCATCATGTACACAAAAGGCTCCGGATAAGCTTATTCTGAAAGGAGAGGTCAAAGGCTTTGATATATCAAAATTGTATGTATGCAGAGTCCTTACCGACTATAATCTACCATATCAGGCCATTGACTCGATAGATGTAATTAACGGCACTTTTGAATATCATAATGACACCATTCCCACCGAATTATATGGTCTGGCATTCAAGGGCGAGTATTCACCTTATGATAATGTTATTTATTGTTTCTTGGGTAAAGGAAATATGACGATTAAGATTGATAAAGATCAATTTGGCAATCCTAAAGCCACGGAAGTTACCGGTCTTCCTATCCAAGATGAATATATGAGTTTTATTCACAGTAAAGATAGTATCATGAATAAACCTCTTTTAGATTCTTTAGATAATATCTTTTTTGAAGCGAAGAAGCGTCAAGATACTATTACGATGATGAGAATCAAGGAGGAGAGTGCTCCTTATTATGACAAAGCAATGACTGATGCTAATAAATGGGCTTTAGAAACAGCTCTAAATGACAGAAAAGATTTATTTGGACTTTTCCTTGCTTATTCATACAAGTTTCCGACCAAGAGCTTTAACTCTATGGAGGCTATAAATAACGCCAAGAAATATATAGACTCTTTTGATAAAGAAGCAAAGGAAAGTTCTTACTATAAGAAACTCGTGGAGGCTCTTGAAGCCTCCGCTGTTAGTGCTGTTGGTCAAGTTGCTCCTGATATCAAAGGTACGACTCCTGATGAAAAAGAAGTTAAACTTAGTGATTTCAAAGGCAAGTATGTATTGATTGATTTTTGGTCAAGCTACTGCACATGGTGTAGGGCAGAATCGCCCAATATACTAAGAACATATAAGGAGTTTAAAGACAAAAATTTTGTCGTGCTTAGTGTATCTTCTGATCATGAAAAAGATGCTTGGCTTGAGGCAATTAAGCACGATGGAATGATTTGGGATAATATATTACTGTCAGCAGAAGAAAAAAGCAATATCTTTAAACAGTATAATATTCAAGGTATTCCAGAAATCATTTTGCTGGATCCTGAGGGTAAAATATTAGCAAAATCACTTCGTGGAGAAGATCTCTATAATGCTGTGCGTGATGCGGTGAATAAATAA
- a CDS encoding RagB/SusD family nutrient uptake outer membrane protein translates to MTKIINYCITGGVAILTLFITSSCDKFLDIKPKGITIPKYIQEYEQLLNNPDLTKASDCYPSYMTDDAFLPEKGEGNVPALNSLEKNVTNLYTFKSETFGPSEEDPIWNLSYNRLYNYNVVIENIMNSKDGTEKEKLSIKAEALMGRAFEYLTLVNAYAKHYNPQTADKDPGVPLILDTDVTKGNLTRASVKDVYIQIEKDMKEALKYLPETPKGNVFRASMPVGDGIFSRMYLYMGNYTEALKYANKSLEKNSFLLDIKKYDVVNPTAAIGRLDIPEDRDNKENIFIRLAPYIFGLSGYICASEDLINIYDKDNDKRFLLYFSNKPFNVPAKYYVWLPYLSLNTSIATPEIYLIAAECEARIGSKERALELINKLRDNRILNNKPLTANTNEEALKLVLDERRRELVMNGCFRLIDLKRLNNDPKFAKTIVHKVGSKEYKLEPNSPKYIFPIPIKVLNFNKNMKPNER, encoded by the coding sequence ATGACTAAAATAATTAATTATTGTATCACCGGAGGGGTAGCAATATTGACATTATTCATTACATCTTCATGTGATAAATTTCTTGATATTAAACCTAAAGGAATTACTATTCCTAAATACATTCAAGAGTACGAACAATTACTCAATAACCCTGACTTGACTAAGGCCTCTGATTGCTATCCTTCTTACATGACGGATGATGCTTTTCTTCCGGAAAAAGGAGAGGGGAATGTTCCTGCTCTCAATTCTTTGGAAAAGAATGTTACAAACCTATATACATTCAAATCCGAGACCTTTGGACCTTCCGAGGAGGATCCTATATGGAACCTTTCCTATAATCGATTGTATAATTACAATGTTGTGATTGAAAATATAATGAACTCCAAAGATGGGACTGAAAAAGAAAAACTCTCTATAAAGGCTGAAGCTTTGATGGGGCGTGCTTTTGAATATCTTACTTTGGTCAATGCTTATGCCAAGCATTATAACCCCCAAACAGCAGATAAGGATCCGGGTGTACCTTTGATACTTGACACTGATGTCACCAAGGGTAATCTTACCAGAGCTTCTGTAAAGGATGTTTATATTCAGATAGAAAAGGATATGAAAGAAGCTCTAAAGTATTTACCTGAAACGCCTAAAGGTAATGTATTTAGGGCATCTATGCCGGTAGGTGATGGAATATTTTCCCGTATGTATCTGTACATGGGAAATTATACAGAAGCTTTAAAGTATGCTAATAAATCACTGGAAAAAAACTCTTTCTTATTGGATATCAAGAAATATGATGTCGTTAACCCTACCGCAGCAATAGGGCGGTTGGATATTCCTGAGGATAGAGATAATAAAGAGAACATATTTATTAGATTAGCTCCTTATATCTTTGGCTTAAGTGGTTATATATGTGCATCGGAGGACTTGATTAACATTTACGATAAGGATAATGATAAAAGATTTCTTCTTTATTTTTCAAATAAGCCATTTAATGTTCCTGCAAAATATTATGTGTGGTTGCCTTATCTTAGTCTTAATACTTCAATAGCAACACCTGAGATCTATCTTATTGCTGCAGAATGCGAGGCTCGCATCGGATCGAAGGAAAGAGCTCTGGAACTAATCAACAAGCTTCGGGACAATCGTATTCTCAATAATAAACCTCTTACTGCGAATACAAATGAGGAAGCCTTAAAACTTGTTCTAGATGAACGCAGACGAGAGTTGGTGATGAATGGCTGCTTTCGACTCATAGACCTTAAGAGACTGAACAATGATCCTAAGTTTGCGAAAACAATAGTTCACAAAGTTGGTTCTAAAGAATATAAATTAGAACCCAACTCCCCTAAATATATTTTCCCTATTCCGATTAAAGTGTTAAACTTTAATAAGAATATGAAGCCTAATGAAAGGTAA
- a CDS encoding SusC/RagA family TonB-linked outer membrane protein: protein MRNINPYCIKRFDLFNRSHGLVFLALLLVVVAIPVRLSATEVSGLYALIPKDHGLPQNPQGRKITGVVTDENGDKVIGASVRIKETNRAVPTDIDGKFELYLTPKEKTLLISCVGSKPKTVIITNKNDYSIVLVSSNEMLDEVVVTGYQKISKERATGSYAIVTPKTLKMKLQPNITSRLEGQVPGLLINDKYLLIRGVSSIRADSRAPLIVVDGMPMASEDLSLINPSTIENITVLKDAAAASIYGARAANGVIVVSTITGSQDEKVHVSYDGTVRFTPEPKFGYLNLIDSKDLVDLQMYGFKFLPGKYESLNLRYGRNPLLLSLYKHKSNLITDKQLEQELNTYRSLDNRDQIRRETLRTGIMQQHNLSITGGNAKHRYAATLNYNQELPNSKFSNNQSLGFSVRNMMEFYKWFRADLSVNGNFDRRSADIGMDDAYSLIVRNPSYYMLRDGENNPMEMPSKKSDSELERLIKLGLRNEHYYPLLNKSKETSLDRNNYYRVNAGLFFDIIKGLNFELRYQLETSSSKDKKLYDKDSYMVNNMINDATTFDKEKNKYILNIPEGGQLHEIRSDFSAYTLRAQVNYNNTFDKHVITALAGAERRRILTTSSNLYLLGYDDDNLASKPYNGIDLSVLRKTEAVSGEFSFDMLSNNRVGHLEDRFVSFYGNASYSYDNKYSLTGSIRIDQSNLFGTDPKFQYRPLWSLGGSWNITNEDFMKGTEFLDRLVLRTTYGIGGNVPKGAGPFLTFRGPSYGPMTDAFYMVIDNPPNPTLRWEKTATTNLGLDFSFFKSRISGSFDYYYKYSTDLLGNREADPTLGWDKLPLNYGKMSNSGIEFSLNTINFDCSDFYWGSRLNLSYNKNKLLDVQNANKIVFSYAATPTEVTGYPVGSIFSFRYAGLSAEDGSPLAYTKDGEKVDYITSVDDLVYSGTTIPPWTGSFFNDFRYKEWGLSFSFMFYGGHVLRNPVAPYLSNGPSANLTKDVLNMWKQPGDEKNPDAFPGIKGAYISQEASLMWSSADKHVVKGDYIRLRDITLSYSLPNQLISNWGIGGMTIRFQIDNPFKWVRNKKGLDPEAYSYSGGDSRRTLPVSPRYSFGVSVNL, encoded by the coding sequence ATGAGAAACATTAATCCTTATTGCATCAAGCGATTTGATCTCTTTAACCGCAGCCACGGTCTTGTGTTTTTGGCATTATTATTAGTTGTGGTAGCTATTCCTGTAAGATTATCTGCCACTGAAGTGTCCGGCTTGTACGCCCTTATACCAAAAGATCACGGCCTTCCACAAAATCCTCAAGGACGAAAAATTACCGGTGTTGTAACTGACGAAAATGGAGATAAAGTTATTGGCGCATCTGTTAGAATCAAAGAAACCAACCGTGCTGTGCCAACAGACATTGATGGTAAGTTTGAATTATATCTGACTCCTAAAGAAAAAACGCTGCTCATTTCATGTGTGGGTTCAAAACCCAAAACAGTCATCATCACAAATAAGAATGACTATAGCATTGTATTAGTTTCATCTAATGAAATGTTAGATGAAGTCGTTGTAACCGGATATCAGAAAATATCGAAAGAGAGAGCAACCGGTTCTTATGCGATTGTTACTCCCAAAACATTGAAGATGAAACTTCAGCCTAATATCACATCAAGGCTGGAAGGGCAAGTTCCCGGATTGCTTATAAATGATAAGTATTTACTCATTAGAGGTGTTTCGTCTATTAGGGCCGACAGTAGAGCTCCTTTGATTGTAGTTGACGGTATGCCTATGGCAAGCGAAGACTTGTCTCTCATAAATCCTTCGACAATTGAAAATATTACTGTTCTTAAAGATGCTGCTGCTGCTTCAATATATGGAGCGAGGGCCGCTAATGGTGTTATCGTTGTGAGCACTATCACCGGATCACAGGACGAAAAAGTTCATGTGTCTTATGATGGCACCGTTCGCTTTACCCCCGAGCCTAAATTTGGGTATCTCAATCTTATTGACAGTAAAGATTTGGTTGATTTACAAATGTATGGATTTAAATTTTTACCTGGGAAATATGAGTCGCTTAATCTTCGCTATGGAAGAAATCCTCTGTTACTTTCACTGTATAAGCATAAAAGTAATCTTATTACAGACAAACAACTTGAACAGGAATTGAACACCTATAGGAGTCTGGATAATCGTGATCAGATCAGGAGAGAAACACTCCGAACCGGGATCATGCAACAGCACAATCTTTCTATAACCGGAGGGAATGCTAAACATAGATATGCAGCAACACTTAATTACAATCAAGAATTACCCAATAGTAAGTTCTCCAATAATCAATCATTGGGTTTCTCTGTAAGAAACATGATGGAGTTCTATAAATGGTTTAGAGCTGATTTAAGTGTAAACGGAAATTTTGATAGGCGTTCAGCAGATATAGGTATGGATGATGCTTATTCTCTAATCGTTCGAAACCCTTCGTATTATATGCTCAGAGATGGTGAAAACAATCCTATGGAAATGCCCTCAAAGAAGTCCGATTCAGAGCTTGAACGCCTAATAAAACTTGGCTTGCGCAATGAGCATTATTATCCTCTTTTGAATAAGTCAAAAGAAACCTCTTTGGATAGAAATAATTATTACAGAGTTAATGCGGGATTATTCTTTGATATAATTAAAGGGTTAAACTTTGAATTACGTTATCAGTTAGAGACCTCCAGCTCAAAGGATAAGAAACTATATGACAAAGATTCATATATGGTCAATAACATGATCAATGATGCGACTACTTTCGATAAAGAAAAAAACAAGTATATATTGAATATCCCGGAAGGTGGTCAATTGCATGAAATCAGAAGTGATTTTTCGGCCTATACTTTACGTGCTCAAGTCAATTATAATAATACCTTTGACAAACACGTTATTACGGCTTTAGCTGGAGCTGAAAGGCGTAGAATACTTACTACATCATCAAATCTATACTTATTGGGGTATGATGATGACAATTTGGCAAGTAAACCTTACAATGGTATTGATTTAAGTGTCCTTAGAAAAACTGAAGCCGTTTCCGGGGAATTTTCTTTTGATATGTTGAGTAACAATAGAGTAGGTCATCTTGAAGATCGATTTGTTTCTTTTTATGGAAATGCTTCTTATAGTTATGATAATAAGTATAGCTTGACAGGAAGTATTCGTATTGACCAGTCTAACCTATTCGGTACTGATCCTAAGTTCCAATACCGACCTTTATGGTCATTGGGCGGGAGTTGGAATATTACCAACGAGGATTTTATGAAGGGTACAGAATTCTTGGATCGCCTTGTGTTGCGAACAACTTATGGTATTGGTGGGAATGTTCCTAAAGGGGCAGGCCCGTTTCTAACCTTTAGAGGTCCCTCATATGGTCCTATGACAGATGCTTTTTACATGGTGATTGATAATCCACCTAACCCTACTCTTCGATGGGAAAAAACAGCAACAACTAATTTGGGGTTGGATTTTTCTTTCTTCAAGTCGCGTATTAGCGGAAGTTTTGATTATTACTATAAATATTCAACAGATTTGTTGGGCAATCGAGAAGCGGATCCCACACTTGGCTGGGATAAATTACCTCTTAACTATGGTAAGATGTCTAATTCCGGAATTGAGTTTTCATTGAATACTATCAATTTTGATTGCTCAGATTTTTACTGGGGTTCAAGGCTTAATCTAAGTTATAATAAGAATAAGCTGTTGGATGTGCAAAATGCCAATAAAATAGTCTTCAGCTATGCAGCAACTCCTACAGAGGTTACAGGCTATCCGGTTGGTAGTATTTTCAGTTTTCGTTATGCAGGCCTAAGTGCTGAAGATGGCTCTCCCTTGGCGTATACTAAGGATGGGGAAAAAGTTGACTATATCACTTCTGTAGATGACTTGGTGTATTCAGGAACAACAATTCCACCATGGACCGGTAGTTTTTTCAATGATTTCCGTTATAAAGAATGGGGATTATCTTTCTCTTTTATGTTCTATGGAGGGCATGTTTTACGTAATCCTGTTGCTCCCTATCTAAGTAATGGCCCTTCGGCTAATCTAACAAAAGATGTCTTAAATATGTGGAAGCAGCCTGGTGATGAAAAGAACCCGGATGCGTTTCCCGGAATAAAAGGAGCATATATTTCACAAGAAGCCTCATTGATGTGGAGCAGTGCTGACAAACATGTTGTGAAAGGTGACTATATAAGATTAAGAGATATTACATTGTCTTACTCCTTGCCAAATCAATTGATCAGTAATTGGGGAATTGGAGGTATGACTATTAGATTCCAAATTGATAATCCATTTAAGTGGGTTAGAAATAAAAAGGGCCTGGATCCGGAAGCATATTCTTATTCTGGTGGAGATTCACGAAGAACATTGCCTGTCTCACCGAGATATTCGTTTGGCGTATCAGTAAACTTGTAA
- a CDS encoding IS5 family transposase, which produces MIRPTQTVRSLFSSLDDLLNQQHPLYKLSHKIDWKRFEEAFSSLYCPDNGRPGKPIRLMCGLLILKHLRNISDESVVEQWSENAYFQYFCGMQEFTPSFPCNASELVHFRKRIGEKGIELILAESIRVNDDKTENDHHDTAFIDSTVQEKNVTYPTDAKLHKKIVGKVLKIARALNLPIRQSYTFVLKRIYRDQRFRNHSKNRKKALKADKRLRTIAGRLVRELKRNLGSNRAYDKLISLFERILLQRRNSTQKIYSLHEPDVQCISKGKEHKKYEFGNKVSIIRSMTGVILGASSFRNEYDGHTIEQSLDQVKRLTGERIKKLAGDRGYRGKKEINGTQILIPDTPKAKDSYYQRKKKHRLFCKRAAIEPTIGHLKSDYRLGRNFYKGLFGDAINVMLAAAAYNFKRAMKLLLYLINKISENLSIGSVSLKCAF; this is translated from the coding sequence ATGATACGCCCTACTCAAACAGTTCGATCACTGTTCTCTTCGCTGGACGATTTGCTCAACCAGCAACATCCTCTGTATAAACTTTCCCATAAAATCGATTGGAAAAGGTTCGAAGAGGCTTTTTCTTCCTTGTATTGCCCAGACAATGGTCGTCCCGGCAAGCCTATTCGTTTAATGTGTGGTCTTTTAATTCTCAAGCATTTGCGCAATATTTCAGATGAATCTGTTGTAGAACAATGGAGTGAGAACGCTTATTTTCAATATTTTTGTGGCATGCAGGAGTTTACACCCTCCTTTCCCTGCAATGCCTCGGAACTGGTTCACTTCCGCAAACGTATCGGCGAAAAAGGGATAGAGCTTATTCTTGCAGAAAGTATTCGTGTGAATGATGACAAAACTGAGAATGATCACCACGATACCGCTTTTATAGACTCCACCGTGCAGGAAAAGAATGTGACTTATCCTACAGATGCCAAGTTGCATAAGAAGATAGTAGGCAAGGTTCTCAAAATCGCAAGGGCTCTCAATCTGCCCATTCGTCAAAGCTATACTTTCGTATTGAAAAGAATTTATCGGGATCAACGTTTTCGTAACCATTCCAAGAACCGTAAGAAAGCTCTTAAAGCGGATAAGCGGTTACGAACAATAGCCGGACGTTTGGTTCGGGAACTTAAACGAAACCTGGGTAGTAACAGGGCGTACGACAAACTCATTTCCCTCTTTGAAAGGATTCTTTTGCAACGGCGTAATTCCACTCAAAAGATTTATTCTCTTCATGAACCGGATGTTCAATGCATCAGTAAAGGTAAGGAGCACAAAAAATATGAGTTTGGAAATAAAGTCTCGATTATACGCTCCATGACGGGAGTGATTTTGGGAGCCTCTTCTTTCCGTAATGAGTACGACGGACATACCATAGAGCAAAGCCTCGATCAGGTCAAGAGACTCACGGGAGAAAGGATTAAGAAACTGGCGGGAGATAGAGGTTACCGTGGGAAAAAAGAAATAAACGGTACGCAAATATTGATTCCTGACACTCCAAAAGCAAAAGACAGTTATTATCAACGTAAAAAGAAGCATCGACTTTTCTGCAAGCGTGCAGCAATAGAACCAACTATCGGACATTTGAAGTCAGATTATCGCTTGGGACGTAACTTTTACAAAGGGCTCTTCGGGGATGCTATCAATGTAATGTTAGCTGCTGCGGCATATAACTTCAAAAGAGCCATGAAACTTCTTTTGTACCTAATAAACAAAATCAGCGAAAACCTCTCCATTGGGAGTGTTTCGCTGAAATGTGCTTTTTAA
- a CDS encoding HmuY family protein: MKKSSYLLAIFTGIALLVSSCGKNNEPSPTPAGKDIVKTIKIDASDYSSFKYFSFAKGELVQPSNAGENTDWDLGFHRYDFRTNGGLSGKGQGAAAESGSKEISEKIVIPQESKFKTDEIAKLVTKYGGMGAGHTVEYGMLPINKILTTQKKPKMVNGKPIINEVTKQPEMEVSHEGAIVSVGMPPQVHLSGKVFVIRCADGKYAKIKITEYRDEKAKTGHITMQYVYPIN, encoded by the coding sequence ATGAAAAAATCATCTTATCTATTAGCTATTTTTACGGGTATAGCTCTATTGGTATCGTCATGTGGCAAAAATAATGAGCCAAGTCCTACACCAGCAGGAAAGGATATAGTAAAAACTATTAAAATTGATGCTTCTGATTATTCCTCTTTTAAATATTTTTCGTTTGCAAAAGGGGAACTCGTACAGCCAAGCAATGCCGGCGAAAATACAGATTGGGATTTAGGGTTTCATAGATATGACTTTCGTACCAATGGAGGACTATCTGGCAAGGGCCAAGGAGCTGCTGCAGAAAGCGGATCTAAAGAAATCTCAGAAAAAATAGTCATTCCGCAAGAATCTAAATTCAAAACAGATGAGATAGCAAAACTCGTTACCAAATATGGGGGTATGGGAGCCGGGCATACTGTAGAATATGGTATGCTACCTATCAACAAAATATTGACTACACAAAAAAAGCCTAAGATGGTAAATGGCAAACCTATCATAAATGAAGTAACAAAGCAGCCCGAGATGGAAGTATCGCACGAAGGGGCTATAGTATCAGTGGGTATGCCTCCCCAAGTACACTTATCGGGCAAAGTGTTTGTCATAAGATGTGCCGATGGCAAATATGCCAAAATAAAGATCACGGAATATCGTGATGAGAAGGCTAAGACAGGGCATATTACGATGCAGTATGTATATCCGATAAACTAA